The following proteins are encoded in a genomic region of Heliangelus exortis chromosome 7, bHelExo1.hap1, whole genome shotgun sequence:
- the CNNM1 gene encoding metal transporter CNNM1 isoform X4: MRDLRATLRSLGPSRRGSAGQLPVARGAAAARPPAHVCRRAGSPLQSRCGGRALRYRRSGMAAGLGRGGGWGQSRGAVLLLFFSLSPRPPAGAAWLLGLRPEDTAPGRVSLEGGAVQAAEGSRFLLRLYFQPLPEGNGSRGPAGEREPRLVFIEEAAPAAGGGKAARGPAERCRERSAWASDVEVVGPLRSGGAAGSALAEVRVREARKGESAAAPGGRLFSLCAWDGRAWAHHGAAGGFLLRVRPAAPGLGTWLLPLPEAGWLRALGALLLLGLSALFSGLRLSLLSLDPLELRVLRNSGSAAEREQARRVQAVRGGGGTYLLCTLLLGQAGANAALAGWLCASLPGSGPAAAAAGGPRGAPWLPVLLCAAAVFLGGEVLPYSVCSRHGLAIASRTLCLTRLLMLATFPLCYPLSRLLDWALRQELSVFSTRERLLETLRAAGPHGDLVREELAMVQGALELRTKVVEDVLTPLDDCFMLRADAVLDFATVSEILRSGYTRIPVYEGERRDNIVDLLFVKDLAFVDPDDCTPLQTVTRFYRRPLHCVFNDTRLDTLLEEFKKGKSHLAIVQRVNNEGEGDPFYEVMGIVTLEDVIEEIIKSEILDETDLYTDNRKKERVHRGRKPQDFSIFRLSDSEMKVKISPQLLLATHRFMATEVEPFKSPYLSEKILLRLLKHPSVIQELKYDRKNKKAPEHYLYQRNRPVDYFVLILQGKVEVEIGKEGLRFENGAFTYYGVPAIMAVVSSDNDMRKVGSLAGSSFLLPVSVSRTSAFSRGESLAGSPVNRSPSRCSGLNRSESPNRDHNDYGGSTTQLHSSSNNIYTPDYSVHILCDIQFVKITRQQYHNALVASRMDSSPQSPDIDAFDRDSTKASTARGTPQTPKEDATTLLNERNSVLCASVQACKSLFPRCSCSPGVPGTAICCHSRSPLLSCPKAWHLPALLPCLPCVPAGSRSEGLLSPSDSVFLRMEGIPFIQEELADNEENSKWQMSAVALSWRQSPRSERLGPAHHQAAPKRRWAGSC; this comes from the exons ATGCGGGACCTGAGGGCCACCCTCCGCTCCCTCGGCCCCTCCCGCCGGGGCTCCGCGGGCCAGCTGCCGGTCGCACGTGGCGCGGCGGCTGCCCGCCCCCCGGCCCACGTGTGCCGCCGCGCCGGCTCCCCGCTGCAGTCCCGGTGCGGCGGGCGGGCGCTGCGGTACCGGCGCAGCGGCATGGCGGCGGGCCTGGGGCGCGGCGGCGGCTGGGGCCAGAGCCGGGGGGCCGTGCTGTTGCTCTTCTTCTCGCTGTCGCCGCGGCCGCCGGCCGGGGCCGCCTGGCTGCTGGGACTGCGGCCCGAGGACACGGCGCCGGGCCGGGTGTCCCTGGAGGGCGGCGCGGTACAGGCGGCAGAGGGGAGCCGCTTCCTCCTGCGCCTCTACTTTCAGCCGCTGCCCGAGGGCAACGGGAGCCGTGGGCCGGCGGGGGAGCGGGAGCCGCGGTTGGTCTTCATCGAGGAGGCGGCTCCGGCGGCTGGGGGGGGCAAGGCGGCACGGGGCCCGGCAGAGCGGTGCCGGGAGCGCAGCGCCTGGGCCTCGGACGTAGAGGTGGTGGGGCCGCTGCGCTCGGGCGGGGCGGCGGGCTCGGCGCTGGCCGAGGTGCGTGTGCGGGAGGCGCGGAAGGGCGAGTCGGCGGCGGCACCGGGCGGGCGGCTTTTCTCGCTCTGCGCCTGGGACGGGCGGGCCTGGGCGCACCACGGGGCGGCGGGCGGCTTTCTGCTGCGGGTCCGGCCCGCCGCCCCGGGGCTGGGCACCTGGCTGCTGCCGCTGCCCGAGGCGGGCTGGCTGCGAGCGCTGGGcgccctgctgctgctggggctgtcgGCGCTGTTCAGCGGCCTGCGCCTCTCGCTGCTCTCGCTGGACCCGCTGGAGCTCCGCGTCCTGCGCAACAGCGGCTCGGCGGCCGAGCGGGAACAGGCGCGGCGGGTGCAGGCGGTGCGCGGCGGCGGGGGCACCTACCTACTGTGCAcgctgctgctggggcaggcgGGGGCAAACGCGGCGCTGGCCGGCTGGCTCTGCGCCTcgctgcccggctccgggccggcggcggcggcggccggtGGGCCGCGGGGAGCACCCTGGCTGCCGGTGTTGCTCTGCGCCGCCGCCGTCTTCCTGGGCGGCGAAGTGCTGCCCTACTCCGTCTGCTCACGGCACGGGCTGGCCATCGCCTCCCGCACCTTGTGCCTCACCCGGCTGCTGATGCTGGCCACCTTCCCCCTCTGCTACCCGCTCAGCCGGCTGCTGGACTGGGCGCTGAGGCAGGAGCTCAGCGTCTTCTCCACGCGGGAGCGGCTGCTGGAGACTCTGCGTGCCGCTGGCCCCCACGGCGACCTGGTGCGGGAGGAGCTGGCCATGGTGCAGGGCGCGCTGGAGCTGCGCACCAAGGTGGTGGAGGACGTGCTGACGCCGCTCGACGACTGCTTCATGCTCCGCGCTGATGCCGTTCTGGACTTTGCTACTGTCTCCGAGATCCTCCGCTCTGGCTACACTCGCATCCCTGTCTACGAGGGTGAACGGCGTGACAACATTGTTGACCTGCTTTTCGTCAAGGACCTGGCCTTCGTTGACCCCGATGACTGCACCCCCTTGCAGACTGTCACCCGCTTCTACCGCCGCCCTCTCCACTGCGTGTTCAACGACACTCGCCTTGACACACTGCTTGAGGAGTTCAAGAAGG GAAAGTCTCACCTGGCCATCGTGCAGCGGGTGAATAACGAAGGGGAAGGAGACCCGTTCTATGAGGTGATGGGCATTGTCACCCTGGAGGATGTCATTGAGGAGATCATCAAGTCCGAGATCCTGGATGAGACGGATCTGTACA CAGACAATCGGAAGAAGGAGCGGGTGCACCGAGGACGCAAGCCCCAGGACTTCTCCATCTTCAGGCTCTCAGACAGTGAGATGAAGGTGAAGATCTCCCCACAGCTCCTTCTGGCGACCCATCGGTTCATGGCAACAG AGGTGGAGCCTTTCAAGTCCCCCTACCTCTCTGAGAAGATCCTGCTTCGGCTCCTGAAACACCCCAGCGTCATCCAGGAGCTCAAGTATGACCGAAAGAACAAAAAGGCTCCTGAGCATTACCTCTACCAGCGCAACCGCCCTGTTGACTACTTTGTCCTCATCCTGCAG GGGAAAGTGGAGGTGGAGATTGGCAAGGAAGGGCTGCGGTTTGAGAACGGGGCATTCACCTATTATGGTGTCCCTGCCATCATGGCTGTTGTCTCCTCGG ATAATGACATGAGGAAAGTGGGCAGCCTGGCTGGATCTTCCTTCCTAC TGCCTGTCTCAGTGTCCCGTACCTCCGCCTTCAGCAGAGGGGAGTCCCTGGCTGGCTCTCCAG TGAACAGGTCACCATCACGGTGCAGTGGGCTCAACCGCTCTGAGTCCCCCAACCGGGACCACAATGACTACGGGGGCAGCACCACAcagctccacagcagcagcaacaacatCTACACACCTGACTACTCTGTGCACATCCTCTGCGACATCCAGTTTGTCAAG ATCACCCGTCAGCAGTACCACAACGCGCTGGTGGCCAGCCGCATGGACAGCTCTCCCCAGTCCCCCGACATAGATGCCTTTGACAGGGATTCAACCAAGGCCTCAACTGCACGAGGAACCCCCCAGACACCCAAGGAAGATGCCACCACCCTTCTGAATGAGAGGAACAGTGTGTTGT GTGCAAGCGTGCAGGCATGTAAATCCCTGTTCCCCAGGTGCTCCTGCTCCCCGGGTGTCCCTGGCACTGCAatctgctgccacagcaggagTCCCCTTTTGTCCTGCCCCAAGGCATGGCACCTGCCTGCCCTCCTACCATGCCTgccctgtgtccctgcaggcAGCCGCTCCGAAGGGCTGCTCAGTCCCAGCGATTCAGTGTTCCTGCGCATGGAGGGCATCCCCTTCAtccaggaggagctggctgaCAATGAGGAGAACAGCAAGTGGCAGA TGAGTGCTGTGGCACTGTCCTGGAGGCAGAGTCCCCGGTCAGAGAGGCTGGGACCAGCTCATCACCAGGCAGCTCCGAAGAGACGCTGGGCAGGAAGCTGCTGA
- the CNNM1 gene encoding metal transporter CNNM1 isoform X3: MRDLRATLRSLGPSRRGSAGQLPVARGAAAARPPAHVCRRAGSPLQSRCGGRALRYRRSGMAAGLGRGGGWGQSRGAVLLLFFSLSPRPPAGAAWLLGLRPEDTAPGRVSLEGGAVQAAEGSRFLLRLYFQPLPEGNGSRGPAGEREPRLVFIEEAAPAAGGGKAARGPAERCRERSAWASDVEVVGPLRSGGAAGSALAEVRVREARKGESAAAPGGRLFSLCAWDGRAWAHHGAAGGFLLRVRPAAPGLGTWLLPLPEAGWLRALGALLLLGLSALFSGLRLSLLSLDPLELRVLRNSGSAAEREQARRVQAVRGGGGTYLLCTLLLGQAGANAALAGWLCASLPGSGPAAAAAGGPRGAPWLPVLLCAAAVFLGGEVLPYSVCSRHGLAIASRTLCLTRLLMLATFPLCYPLSRLLDWALRQELSVFSTRERLLETLRAAGPHGDLVREELAMVQGALELRTKVVEDVLTPLDDCFMLRADAVLDFATVSEILRSGYTRIPVYEGERRDNIVDLLFVKDLAFVDPDDCTPLQTVTRFYRRPLHCVFNDTRLDTLLEEFKKGKSHLAIVQRVNNEGEGDPFYEVMGIVTLEDVIEEIIKSEILDETDLYTDNRKKERVHRGRKPQDFSIFRLSDSEMKVKISPQLLLATHRFMATEVEPFKSPYLSEKILLRLLKHPSVIQELKYDRKNKKAPEHYLYQRNRPVDYFVLILQGKVEVEIGKEGLRFENGAFTYYGVPAIMAVVSSDNDMRKVGSLAGSSFLLNRSPSRCSGLNRSESPNRDHNDYGGSTTQLHSSSNNIYTPDYSVHILCDIQFVKITRQQYHNALVASRMDSSPQSPDIDAFDRDSTKASTARGTPQTPKEDATTLLNERNSVLCASVQACKSLFPRCSCSPGVPGTAICCHSRSPLLSCPKAWHLPALLPCLPCVPAGSRSEGLLSPSDSVFLRMEGIPFIQEELADNEENSKWQNSECCGTVLEAESPVREAGTSSSPGSSEETLGRKLLRSLSAHKQQSSPEGEKTPEESSNLTPLIT; the protein is encoded by the exons ATGCGGGACCTGAGGGCCACCCTCCGCTCCCTCGGCCCCTCCCGCCGGGGCTCCGCGGGCCAGCTGCCGGTCGCACGTGGCGCGGCGGCTGCCCGCCCCCCGGCCCACGTGTGCCGCCGCGCCGGCTCCCCGCTGCAGTCCCGGTGCGGCGGGCGGGCGCTGCGGTACCGGCGCAGCGGCATGGCGGCGGGCCTGGGGCGCGGCGGCGGCTGGGGCCAGAGCCGGGGGGCCGTGCTGTTGCTCTTCTTCTCGCTGTCGCCGCGGCCGCCGGCCGGGGCCGCCTGGCTGCTGGGACTGCGGCCCGAGGACACGGCGCCGGGCCGGGTGTCCCTGGAGGGCGGCGCGGTACAGGCGGCAGAGGGGAGCCGCTTCCTCCTGCGCCTCTACTTTCAGCCGCTGCCCGAGGGCAACGGGAGCCGTGGGCCGGCGGGGGAGCGGGAGCCGCGGTTGGTCTTCATCGAGGAGGCGGCTCCGGCGGCTGGGGGGGGCAAGGCGGCACGGGGCCCGGCAGAGCGGTGCCGGGAGCGCAGCGCCTGGGCCTCGGACGTAGAGGTGGTGGGGCCGCTGCGCTCGGGCGGGGCGGCGGGCTCGGCGCTGGCCGAGGTGCGTGTGCGGGAGGCGCGGAAGGGCGAGTCGGCGGCGGCACCGGGCGGGCGGCTTTTCTCGCTCTGCGCCTGGGACGGGCGGGCCTGGGCGCACCACGGGGCGGCGGGCGGCTTTCTGCTGCGGGTCCGGCCCGCCGCCCCGGGGCTGGGCACCTGGCTGCTGCCGCTGCCCGAGGCGGGCTGGCTGCGAGCGCTGGGcgccctgctgctgctggggctgtcgGCGCTGTTCAGCGGCCTGCGCCTCTCGCTGCTCTCGCTGGACCCGCTGGAGCTCCGCGTCCTGCGCAACAGCGGCTCGGCGGCCGAGCGGGAACAGGCGCGGCGGGTGCAGGCGGTGCGCGGCGGCGGGGGCACCTACCTACTGTGCAcgctgctgctggggcaggcgGGGGCAAACGCGGCGCTGGCCGGCTGGCTCTGCGCCTcgctgcccggctccgggccggcggcggcggcggccggtGGGCCGCGGGGAGCACCCTGGCTGCCGGTGTTGCTCTGCGCCGCCGCCGTCTTCCTGGGCGGCGAAGTGCTGCCCTACTCCGTCTGCTCACGGCACGGGCTGGCCATCGCCTCCCGCACCTTGTGCCTCACCCGGCTGCTGATGCTGGCCACCTTCCCCCTCTGCTACCCGCTCAGCCGGCTGCTGGACTGGGCGCTGAGGCAGGAGCTCAGCGTCTTCTCCACGCGGGAGCGGCTGCTGGAGACTCTGCGTGCCGCTGGCCCCCACGGCGACCTGGTGCGGGAGGAGCTGGCCATGGTGCAGGGCGCGCTGGAGCTGCGCACCAAGGTGGTGGAGGACGTGCTGACGCCGCTCGACGACTGCTTCATGCTCCGCGCTGATGCCGTTCTGGACTTTGCTACTGTCTCCGAGATCCTCCGCTCTGGCTACACTCGCATCCCTGTCTACGAGGGTGAACGGCGTGACAACATTGTTGACCTGCTTTTCGTCAAGGACCTGGCCTTCGTTGACCCCGATGACTGCACCCCCTTGCAGACTGTCACCCGCTTCTACCGCCGCCCTCTCCACTGCGTGTTCAACGACACTCGCCTTGACACACTGCTTGAGGAGTTCAAGAAGG GAAAGTCTCACCTGGCCATCGTGCAGCGGGTGAATAACGAAGGGGAAGGAGACCCGTTCTATGAGGTGATGGGCATTGTCACCCTGGAGGATGTCATTGAGGAGATCATCAAGTCCGAGATCCTGGATGAGACGGATCTGTACA CAGACAATCGGAAGAAGGAGCGGGTGCACCGAGGACGCAAGCCCCAGGACTTCTCCATCTTCAGGCTCTCAGACAGTGAGATGAAGGTGAAGATCTCCCCACAGCTCCTTCTGGCGACCCATCGGTTCATGGCAACAG AGGTGGAGCCTTTCAAGTCCCCCTACCTCTCTGAGAAGATCCTGCTTCGGCTCCTGAAACACCCCAGCGTCATCCAGGAGCTCAAGTATGACCGAAAGAACAAAAAGGCTCCTGAGCATTACCTCTACCAGCGCAACCGCCCTGTTGACTACTTTGTCCTCATCCTGCAG GGGAAAGTGGAGGTGGAGATTGGCAAGGAAGGGCTGCGGTTTGAGAACGGGGCATTCACCTATTATGGTGTCCCTGCCATCATGGCTGTTGTCTCCTCGG ATAATGACATGAGGAAAGTGGGCAGCCTGGCTGGATCTTCCTTCCTAC TGAACAGGTCACCATCACGGTGCAGTGGGCTCAACCGCTCTGAGTCCCCCAACCGGGACCACAATGACTACGGGGGCAGCACCACAcagctccacagcagcagcaacaacatCTACACACCTGACTACTCTGTGCACATCCTCTGCGACATCCAGTTTGTCAAG ATCACCCGTCAGCAGTACCACAACGCGCTGGTGGCCAGCCGCATGGACAGCTCTCCCCAGTCCCCCGACATAGATGCCTTTGACAGGGATTCAACCAAGGCCTCAACTGCACGAGGAACCCCCCAGACACCCAAGGAAGATGCCACCACCCTTCTGAATGAGAGGAACAGTGTGTTGT GTGCAAGCGTGCAGGCATGTAAATCCCTGTTCCCCAGGTGCTCCTGCTCCCCGGGTGTCCCTGGCACTGCAatctgctgccacagcaggagTCCCCTTTTGTCCTGCCCCAAGGCATGGCACCTGCCTGCCCTCCTACCATGCCTgccctgtgtccctgcaggcAGCCGCTCCGAAGGGCTGCTCAGTCCCAGCGATTCAGTGTTCCTGCGCATGGAGGGCATCCCCTTCAtccaggaggagctggctgaCAATGAGGAGAACAGCAAGTGGCAGA ACAGTGAGTGCTGTGGCACTGTCCTGGAGGCAGAGTCCCCGGTCAGAGAGGCTGGGACCAGCTCATCACCAGGCAGCTCCGAAGAGACGCTGGGCAGGAAGCTGCTGAGATCCCTCA GTGCGCACAAGCAGCAGTCTTCACCGGAGGGCGAGAAGACACCAGAGGAGAGCTCCAATCTCACACCATTAATCACCTGA
- the CNNM1 gene encoding metal transporter CNNM1 isoform X6, which produces MRDLRATLRSLGPSRRGSAGQLPVARGAAAARPPAHVCRRAGSPLQSRCGGRALRYRRSGMAAGLGRGGGWGQSRGAVLLLFFSLSPRPPAGAAWLLGLRPEDTAPGRVSLEGGAVQAAEGSRFLLRLYFQPLPEGNGSRGPAGEREPRLVFIEEAAPAAGGGKAARGPAERCRERSAWASDVEVVGPLRSGGAAGSALAEVRVREARKGESAAAPGGRLFSLCAWDGRAWAHHGAAGGFLLRVRPAAPGLGTWLLPLPEAGWLRALGALLLLGLSALFSGLRLSLLSLDPLELRVLRNSGSAAEREQARRVQAVRGGGGTYLLCTLLLGQAGANAALAGWLCASLPGSGPAAAAAGGPRGAPWLPVLLCAAAVFLGGEVLPYSVCSRHGLAIASRTLCLTRLLMLATFPLCYPLSRLLDWALRQELSVFSTRERLLETLRAAGPHGDLVREELAMVQGALELRTKVVEDVLTPLDDCFMLRADAVLDFATVSEILRSGYTRIPVYEGERRDNIVDLLFVKDLAFVDPDDCTPLQTVTRFYRRPLHCVFNDTRLDTLLEEFKKGKSHLAIVQRVNNEGEGDPFYEVMGIVTLEDVIEEIIKSEILDETDLYTDNRKKERVHRGRKPQDFSIFRLSDSEMKVKISPQLLLATHRFMATEVEPFKSPYLSEKILLRLLKHPSVIQELKYDRKNKKAPEHYLYQRNRPVDYFVLILQGKVEVEIGKEGLRFENGAFTYYGVPAIMAVVSSDNDMRKVGSLAGSSFLLPVSVSRTSAFSRGESLAGSPVNRSPSRCSGLNRSESPNRDHNDYGGSTTQLHSSSNNIYTPDYSVHILCDIQFVKITRQQYHNALVASRMDSSPQSPDIDAFDRDSTKASTARGTPQTPKEDATTLLNERNSVLCSRSEGLLSPSDSVFLRMEGIPFIQEELADNEENSKWQNSECCGTVLEAESPVREAGTSSSPGSSEETLGRKLLRSLSAHKQQSSPEGEKTPEESSNLTPLIT; this is translated from the exons ATGCGGGACCTGAGGGCCACCCTCCGCTCCCTCGGCCCCTCCCGCCGGGGCTCCGCGGGCCAGCTGCCGGTCGCACGTGGCGCGGCGGCTGCCCGCCCCCCGGCCCACGTGTGCCGCCGCGCCGGCTCCCCGCTGCAGTCCCGGTGCGGCGGGCGGGCGCTGCGGTACCGGCGCAGCGGCATGGCGGCGGGCCTGGGGCGCGGCGGCGGCTGGGGCCAGAGCCGGGGGGCCGTGCTGTTGCTCTTCTTCTCGCTGTCGCCGCGGCCGCCGGCCGGGGCCGCCTGGCTGCTGGGACTGCGGCCCGAGGACACGGCGCCGGGCCGGGTGTCCCTGGAGGGCGGCGCGGTACAGGCGGCAGAGGGGAGCCGCTTCCTCCTGCGCCTCTACTTTCAGCCGCTGCCCGAGGGCAACGGGAGCCGTGGGCCGGCGGGGGAGCGGGAGCCGCGGTTGGTCTTCATCGAGGAGGCGGCTCCGGCGGCTGGGGGGGGCAAGGCGGCACGGGGCCCGGCAGAGCGGTGCCGGGAGCGCAGCGCCTGGGCCTCGGACGTAGAGGTGGTGGGGCCGCTGCGCTCGGGCGGGGCGGCGGGCTCGGCGCTGGCCGAGGTGCGTGTGCGGGAGGCGCGGAAGGGCGAGTCGGCGGCGGCACCGGGCGGGCGGCTTTTCTCGCTCTGCGCCTGGGACGGGCGGGCCTGGGCGCACCACGGGGCGGCGGGCGGCTTTCTGCTGCGGGTCCGGCCCGCCGCCCCGGGGCTGGGCACCTGGCTGCTGCCGCTGCCCGAGGCGGGCTGGCTGCGAGCGCTGGGcgccctgctgctgctggggctgtcgGCGCTGTTCAGCGGCCTGCGCCTCTCGCTGCTCTCGCTGGACCCGCTGGAGCTCCGCGTCCTGCGCAACAGCGGCTCGGCGGCCGAGCGGGAACAGGCGCGGCGGGTGCAGGCGGTGCGCGGCGGCGGGGGCACCTACCTACTGTGCAcgctgctgctggggcaggcgGGGGCAAACGCGGCGCTGGCCGGCTGGCTCTGCGCCTcgctgcccggctccgggccggcggcggcggcggccggtGGGCCGCGGGGAGCACCCTGGCTGCCGGTGTTGCTCTGCGCCGCCGCCGTCTTCCTGGGCGGCGAAGTGCTGCCCTACTCCGTCTGCTCACGGCACGGGCTGGCCATCGCCTCCCGCACCTTGTGCCTCACCCGGCTGCTGATGCTGGCCACCTTCCCCCTCTGCTACCCGCTCAGCCGGCTGCTGGACTGGGCGCTGAGGCAGGAGCTCAGCGTCTTCTCCACGCGGGAGCGGCTGCTGGAGACTCTGCGTGCCGCTGGCCCCCACGGCGACCTGGTGCGGGAGGAGCTGGCCATGGTGCAGGGCGCGCTGGAGCTGCGCACCAAGGTGGTGGAGGACGTGCTGACGCCGCTCGACGACTGCTTCATGCTCCGCGCTGATGCCGTTCTGGACTTTGCTACTGTCTCCGAGATCCTCCGCTCTGGCTACACTCGCATCCCTGTCTACGAGGGTGAACGGCGTGACAACATTGTTGACCTGCTTTTCGTCAAGGACCTGGCCTTCGTTGACCCCGATGACTGCACCCCCTTGCAGACTGTCACCCGCTTCTACCGCCGCCCTCTCCACTGCGTGTTCAACGACACTCGCCTTGACACACTGCTTGAGGAGTTCAAGAAGG GAAAGTCTCACCTGGCCATCGTGCAGCGGGTGAATAACGAAGGGGAAGGAGACCCGTTCTATGAGGTGATGGGCATTGTCACCCTGGAGGATGTCATTGAGGAGATCATCAAGTCCGAGATCCTGGATGAGACGGATCTGTACA CAGACAATCGGAAGAAGGAGCGGGTGCACCGAGGACGCAAGCCCCAGGACTTCTCCATCTTCAGGCTCTCAGACAGTGAGATGAAGGTGAAGATCTCCCCACAGCTCCTTCTGGCGACCCATCGGTTCATGGCAACAG AGGTGGAGCCTTTCAAGTCCCCCTACCTCTCTGAGAAGATCCTGCTTCGGCTCCTGAAACACCCCAGCGTCATCCAGGAGCTCAAGTATGACCGAAAGAACAAAAAGGCTCCTGAGCATTACCTCTACCAGCGCAACCGCCCTGTTGACTACTTTGTCCTCATCCTGCAG GGGAAAGTGGAGGTGGAGATTGGCAAGGAAGGGCTGCGGTTTGAGAACGGGGCATTCACCTATTATGGTGTCCCTGCCATCATGGCTGTTGTCTCCTCGG ATAATGACATGAGGAAAGTGGGCAGCCTGGCTGGATCTTCCTTCCTAC TGCCTGTCTCAGTGTCCCGTACCTCCGCCTTCAGCAGAGGGGAGTCCCTGGCTGGCTCTCCAG TGAACAGGTCACCATCACGGTGCAGTGGGCTCAACCGCTCTGAGTCCCCCAACCGGGACCACAATGACTACGGGGGCAGCACCACAcagctccacagcagcagcaacaacatCTACACACCTGACTACTCTGTGCACATCCTCTGCGACATCCAGTTTGTCAAG ATCACCCGTCAGCAGTACCACAACGCGCTGGTGGCCAGCCGCATGGACAGCTCTCCCCAGTCCCCCGACATAGATGCCTTTGACAGGGATTCAACCAAGGCCTCAACTGCACGAGGAACCCCCCAGACACCCAAGGAAGATGCCACCACCCTTCTGAATGAGAGGAACAGTGTGTTGT gcAGCCGCTCCGAAGGGCTGCTCAGTCCCAGCGATTCAGTGTTCCTGCGCATGGAGGGCATCCCCTTCAtccaggaggagctggctgaCAATGAGGAGAACAGCAAGTGGCAGA ACAGTGAGTGCTGTGGCACTGTCCTGGAGGCAGAGTCCCCGGTCAGAGAGGCTGGGACCAGCTCATCACCAGGCAGCTCCGAAGAGACGCTGGGCAGGAAGCTGCTGAGATCCCTCA GTGCGCACAAGCAGCAGTCTTCACCGGAGGGCGAGAAGACACCAGAGGAGAGCTCCAATCTCACACCATTAATCACCTGA